A genomic window from Polaribacter gangjinensis includes:
- a CDS encoding AI-2E family transporter, translating to MESKTISNGILRAIAILTGISFLLYFLYLIQAVIIYILISGVLSLIGRPFILFLRRKLKMNNTLAVILTMIIMLSFIIGIVILFIPLIIEQGKNLSLLKVDELNQNLQSIYNQISSYFSSQGIDLLENLKEINIASHLKEIPAIFNVILGGLGDFSAGLFSVLFILFFFMKDSRLLKNGIITIIPKNTETRFSDSLEKINNLLSRYFIGLILQISILLIFYTIILLSFGISNALVIAFLCSLLNLIPYIGPLIGGIIIFILSMTSNIGQDFQTHILPTSLWILCWYFLAQLFDNLVSQPVIFSKTTKSHPLEIFLIIIICGILFGIIGMMVAVPSYTALKVILKEFLSENKIVKSLTKNI from the coding sequence ATGGAATCAAAAACAATTTCAAACGGAATTTTAAGAGCAATCGCAATTCTTACTGGAATTTCGTTTTTGCTGTATTTTTTATACTTAATTCAGGCAGTAATTATTTACATACTAATTTCTGGAGTTTTATCATTAATTGGACGTCCTTTCATTCTTTTTTTAAGAAGAAAACTAAAAATGAATAATACTTTAGCAGTAATTCTAACGATGATCATCATGCTAAGTTTTATCATTGGCATTGTCATTTTGTTCATTCCGCTGATTATTGAACAAGGAAAAAATTTATCCTTATTAAAAGTTGATGAACTAAATCAAAATTTGCAAAGTATTTACAATCAGATTTCTAGCTATTTTTCATCTCAAGGAATTGACTTGTTAGAAAATCTAAAAGAAATCAATATTGCCAGTCATTTAAAAGAAATTCCAGCGATTTTTAATGTCATTTTGGGAGGTTTAGGAGATTTTAGTGCGGGACTTTTTTCAGTTTTATTTATTTTATTTTTCTTTATGAAAGATAGTAGATTGTTAAAAAATGGCATCATTACAATTATCCCAAAAAATACAGAAACTCGTTTTTCAGATTCTCTAGAAAAAATCAATAATTTACTTTCTAGGTACTTTATTGGACTCATTTTACAAATCAGTATTTTACTCATTTTCTATACAATTATATTGCTCTCATTCGGAATTTCAAACGCACTTGTAATTGCATTTTTATGCTCATTATTAAACCTAATTCCATATATAGGTCCATTAATTGGAGGAATCATCATATTTATTTTATCCATGACAAGTAACATTGGGCAAGATTTTCAAACACACATTCTTCCAACATCATTGTGGATTTTATGCTGGTATTTTTTAGCACAATTATTTGATAATTTGGTAAGCCAACCTGTAATTTTTTCAAAAACCACAAAATCACATCCGTTAGAAATTTTTCTCATCATCATCATTTGTGGCATATTATTCGGAATTATTGGAATGATGGTTGCAGTACCAAGTTACACTGCATTAAAAGTGATTTTAAAAGAATTTTTATCTGAAAATAAGATTGTAAAATCTTTAACTAAAAATATTTAA